The Pseudochaenichthys georgianus chromosome 24, fPseGeo1.2, whole genome shotgun sequence genome includes a region encoding these proteins:
- the efhc1 gene encoding EF-hand domain-containing protein 1, with the protein MSLNMNSTFRDVRKSAFHRSQTLVYRNGFAVPRRPTVGIGQDPLLSEQLIQQQISELSSETPYITRGSYQEQGLVEDFIPAYVALDKKVLRFYAYFEEDILFSSKEQHRVCPVVIYYYLEDDSICIFEPRVENSGIPQGERIKRQRLPRNEHGEPYLWKNLNIGMYLEVYGVKYNITQCDAFTKEFMESEGIVLNDPQPMPVDPYGQSRKNTLPSHITPSNFDQMQQFIDMDRKVLRFFALLDDADALFADTRAVTIQFYLGDNTVEIREVHEANSGHDPFPILMHRQKLPKTFKATPQSFPSCVLEVSKAEVEEYYTPKDFQTGQTMKLRGRRFLLYDCDGFTKEYYQENHPDIQMKPSEVPNKTSLVQLRKKEVPPYNGFGSLEDSLQNCLYLIPEPPKKNVLKMLENNNKVLCYSARMESQNPDDDGRLFILSYSLANDMISIYEKPTRNSGIIAGKFLKDTRISKPGSSLENPEFYSPADFAIGATLHVFGRRFVLTDADQYVLNYLESNAGQIPHQTLLSIHQKLGVRTENNQAHDQNGDDGAEPSS; encoded by the exons ATGTCGTTGAACATGAATAGCACTTTTCGGGATGTAAGG AAGTCAGCCTTCCATCGTTCCCAGACTCTGGTCTACAGGAATGGCTTTGCTGTGCCTCGTCGCCCCACTGTGGGCATTGGACAGGACCCTCTTTTATCAGAGCAGCTGATCCAGCAGCAGATCAGTGAGTTGTCCTCTGAGACACCATACATTACTCGTGGCTCCTATCAAGAACAAGGCCTAGTTGAAGACTTCATCCCAGCTTACGTGGCCCTTGACAAGAAG GTGCTGCGGTTCTATGCATACTTTGAGGAAGATATCCTGTTTTCCTCTAAGGAGCAGCATCGTGTGTGCCCCGTGGTCATTTACTACTACCTTGAGGATGACAGCATTTGCATTTTTGAGCCCAGGGTGGAGAATTCTGGGATACCGCAGGGGGAACGGATTAAACGCCAGCGTCTGCCCAGGAATGAACATGGGGAGCCTTATCTATGGAAGAACCTCAATATTGGCATGTACCTGGAGGTGTACGGGGTCAAGTACAACATCACACAGTGCGATGCTTTCACTAAG GAATTCATGGAAAGTGAaggcattgttctgaatgaccCTCAGCCAATGCCTGTGGATCCTTATGGCCAAAGTAGAAAAAACACTCTGCCTTCCCACATAACACCCTCCAACTTTGACCAGATGCAACAATTTATCGACATGGATCGAAAG GTGCTGCGTTTCTTTGCCCTGTTGGATGATGCGGACGCTCTGTTCGCGGACACCAGGGCCGTTACCATCCAGTTCTACCTGGGGGACAACACAGTGGAGATCAGAGAGGTCCACGAAGCCAACAGCGGCCACGATCCATTCCCCATCCTGATGCACCGACAGAAGCTGCCCAAGACATTTAAAGCTACGCCTC AGAGCtttcccagctgtgtgctgGAGGTTTCCAAAGCAGAAGTAGAGGAGTACTACACTCCTAAAGACTTCCAGACGGGTCAAACGATGAAGCTGCGGGGCCGTCGCTTCCTGCTGTACGACTGTGATGGCTTCACTAAAGAATATTACCAGGAGAACCACCCTGACATCCAGATGAAACCCTCAGAGGTACCAAACAAGACCAGCCTGGTTCAGCTGAGGAAAAAG GAGGTTCCTCCCTATAATGGTTTTGGATCCCTCGAAGACTCTCTCCAGAATTGTTTGTATTTAATTCCTGAGCCTCCCAAAAAGAACGTGTTGAAGATgttagaaaacaacaacaaagtgtTGTGCTACAGTGCCAGGATG GAATCCCAGAATCCTGACGATGATGGCCGACTCTTCATACTGTCCTACTCCCTGGCTAACGACATGATAAGTATTTATGAAAAGCCCACTCGCAACTCTGGTATCATTGCTGGAAAGTTCCTGAAAGACACACGCATCTCCAAACCGGGCTCTTCATTGGAGAATCCGGAGTTCTACTCACCTGCGGACTTTGCTATTGGAGCCACTCTGCACG TTTTCGGCCGTCGCTTTGTGCTTACCGATGCTGACCAATATGTGCTGAACTACCTGGAGTCCAACGCCGGCCAGATCCCGCATCAGACTCTGCTTTCTATTCACCAGAAGCTTGGTGTGAGGACAGAAAACAACCAGGCACATGACCAAAATG GTGATGATGGAGCAGAGCCATCTTCA
- the LOC117439537 gene encoding protein eva-1 homolog A isoform X2 codes for MSEQEQQLVKKKVPKKLLQEQGPRPPVFSPPPSAHDPNIVGDGPPEGSSVRSPDAVPERKKVRETNPDEEKLSEAGVVGGGGGERETPPPPRVMNPIINSTSSSNMALISNALAAYTFISDHPERAALFFVCGVCLGLFLTLFALVVQISCRTDCQPRQRPTAKKRARPADSSSESSDSDSDWETTSDLSARRHRRFERTLNMNVFTSAEELERAQRLEERERIIREIWMNGQPDIPGTRSLNRYY; via the exons atgtctgaacaagagcagcaactcgttaaaaagaagg TGCCAAAGAAGTTGCTCCAGGAGCAGGGACCCAGACCCCCGGTGTTCTCCCCTCCACCCAGCGCCCATGACCCCAACATAGTGGGAGACGGCCCTCCAGAGGGGAGCTCAGTCAGAAGCCCCGACGCTGTTCCAG AAAGGAAGAAGGTCAGGGAGACCAACCCCGACGAGGAGAAGCTTTCAGAAGCCGGAGTagtaggaggaggaggaggagaaagagaaactccACCGCCCCCCCGAGTAATGAATCCCATCATCAACTCCACGTCTAGCTCCAACATGGCCCTCATCAGCAACGCACTGGCAGCCTACACTTTCATATCAG ACCACCCAGAGAGGGCAGCGCTCTTCTTCGTCTGCGGCGTGTGTTTGGGCCTCTTCCTCACACTCTTCGCCCTGGTGGTGCAGATCTCCTGTCGCACCGACTGCCAGCCTCGGCAGCGGCCTACTGCCAAGAAACGAGCGCGCCCTGCCGACTCGTCCTCCGAATCAAGTGACTCGGACTCAGATTGGGAAACCACCTCAGATCTGTCGGCGCGGCGACACCGGCGGTTTGAACGCACGCTTAACATGAACGTGTTCACGTCGGCCGAGGAGCTGGAGAGAGCGCAGAGGCTGGAGGAGAGGGAGCGCATCATCCGAGAGATCTGGATGAACGGGCAACCTGACATCCCCGGGACACGGAGCCTCAATCGCTATTACTGA